The Nocardioides sp. S5 genome includes a window with the following:
- a CDS encoding error-prone DNA polymerase: MGWNNPAMHWKELERRLSGLPGADDAPVSRRKRASTEARVIERPVATTPYAELHCHTHFSFLDGASSPAELVEEAVRLGLHALAVTDHDGFYAAPMLAEAAAAYDLPTVFGAELSLGLSGPQNGVPDPEGSHLLVLARGVEGYHRLAAAMTDAHLRGDEKGRPVYDLDELGEQGRGHWAVLTGCRKGSVRQALATGGEAAAAEALDRLTARFGIEHVLVELSPRPGADAANATLARLASVHGLDVVAAGNVHHATPRQARLASAMAAVRARRSLADLDGWLDLSGSAHLRSGEEMTTALAAHPGAVARSVSLADELAFDLRKASPALPKRQIPEGHTADSWLRVLAERGFAERYAGVPHEAEARDRLEHELRVIAEKDFAGYFVIVHDIVAFARSRRILCQGRGSAASSAVCFALGITAVDAVFYKLPFERFISAHRDEEPDIDVDFDSDRREEVIQWVYDTYGRRNAAQVANIISYRPRMAVRDAAKALGFSPGQQDAWSKQIDGWKSVVAGDQGDPDAHDVPAPVVALAEELMGAPRHLGIHSGGMVLTERPIGEVCPIERGRMDRRTVLQWDKDACESMGLVKFDLLGLGMLGALDHMMRLVAEHLGEEWDLATMPKEEPAVYDMLCRADSIGVFQVESRAQIGTLPRLRPREFYDLAIEIALIRPGPIQGGAVHPYVRRATGKEAITYDHPELVPVLERTKGVPLFQEQLMAMAVTLGDCSRDDADLLRRAMGSKRGVERIESVKAKLYSGMQRRGITGELADSIYVKILSFANFGFAESHALSFALLVYASSWFKLHYPAAFLAGLLRNQPMGFYSPQSLVADARRHGVDVRRPDVTRSSAQADLEGVVVGPVAPTGPDACRRPRFERTEWVPGTPDPVPAHRRDAALAVRLGLDSVRGIGLEVARRIVAAREESPFTGVTDLSRRADLTTAQLEALATAGAFDAWGLDRREALWAAGFAEGAGHLPGTTPAPAAPTLPGMSEPELTLADLWATGVSPERHPVEHLREELRRAGIRSVADLATDEAGRRVHVAGLVTHRQRPGTAMGVTFLNLEDETGMLNVVCSIGVMKAHRQAARNRVAVVVRGRLERNEGVTNLVADKVEGIDVVVPGAGAVLQARASSRDFR, encoded by the coding sequence CCTGGGCCTCCACGCGCTGGCCGTCACCGACCACGACGGCTTCTACGCCGCGCCCATGCTGGCCGAGGCCGCCGCGGCCTACGACCTGCCGACGGTCTTCGGCGCCGAGCTCTCCCTCGGGCTCAGCGGGCCGCAGAACGGCGTACCCGATCCCGAGGGCAGCCACCTGCTGGTGCTGGCACGGGGCGTCGAGGGCTACCACCGCCTCGCGGCCGCCATGACCGACGCACACCTGCGCGGCGACGAGAAGGGGCGCCCGGTCTACGACCTCGACGAGCTCGGCGAGCAGGGGCGTGGCCACTGGGCGGTGCTCACCGGGTGCCGCAAGGGCAGCGTGCGCCAGGCGCTTGCCACCGGGGGCGAGGCCGCCGCGGCCGAGGCGCTCGACCGGCTGACGGCGCGCTTCGGGATCGAGCACGTGCTGGTCGAGCTGTCACCGCGACCGGGAGCGGACGCGGCCAACGCCACGCTCGCCCGGCTGGCGTCCGTCCACGGCCTCGACGTGGTGGCGGCCGGCAACGTCCACCACGCGACCCCGCGGCAGGCGCGGCTCGCCTCGGCCATGGCCGCCGTCCGCGCCCGGCGCAGCCTGGCCGACCTCGACGGCTGGCTCGACCTGTCCGGCTCGGCCCACCTGCGCAGCGGCGAGGAGATGACGACCGCGCTGGCAGCCCACCCCGGAGCCGTCGCGCGCAGCGTCTCGCTCGCCGACGAGCTGGCCTTCGACCTGCGCAAGGCCTCCCCCGCGCTGCCCAAGCGACAGATCCCCGAGGGCCACACCGCCGACTCGTGGCTGCGGGTGCTGGCCGAGCGCGGCTTCGCCGAGAGGTACGCCGGCGTCCCCCACGAGGCCGAGGCCCGTGATCGGCTCGAGCACGAGCTGCGCGTCATCGCCGAGAAGGACTTCGCCGGCTACTTCGTGATCGTCCACGACATCGTCGCCTTCGCCCGCTCGCGACGCATCCTGTGCCAGGGGCGAGGGTCCGCGGCGAGCTCCGCGGTCTGCTTCGCCCTCGGCATCACCGCGGTCGACGCGGTGTTCTACAAGCTCCCCTTCGAGCGCTTCATCTCCGCGCACCGCGACGAGGAGCCCGACATCGACGTCGACTTCGACTCCGACCGCCGCGAGGAGGTGATCCAGTGGGTCTACGACACCTACGGCCGCCGCAACGCCGCGCAGGTCGCCAACATCATCAGCTACCGCCCGCGGATGGCCGTGCGCGACGCCGCGAAGGCCCTCGGCTTCTCCCCCGGCCAGCAGGACGCCTGGTCCAAGCAGATCGACGGCTGGAAGTCGGTGGTGGCGGGCGACCAGGGCGACCCGGACGCCCACGACGTCCCCGCTCCCGTCGTCGCCCTGGCCGAGGAGCTGATGGGCGCGCCGCGCCACCTCGGCATCCACTCCGGCGGCATGGTCCTCACCGAGCGGCCCATCGGCGAGGTCTGCCCGATCGAGCGGGGGCGGATGGACCGCCGCACGGTGCTGCAGTGGGACAAGGACGCGTGCGAGTCGATGGGGCTGGTGAAGTTCGACCTGCTCGGGCTCGGGATGCTCGGCGCGCTCGACCACATGATGCGGCTCGTCGCCGAGCACCTCGGCGAGGAGTGGGACCTCGCCACGATGCCCAAGGAGGAGCCGGCCGTCTACGACATGCTCTGCCGCGCCGACTCGATCGGCGTCTTCCAGGTCGAGAGCCGCGCGCAGATCGGGACGCTCCCGCGGTTGCGCCCGCGCGAGTTCTACGACCTCGCCATCGAGATCGCCCTGATCCGCCCCGGCCCGATCCAGGGCGGCGCGGTGCACCCCTACGTCCGCCGCGCGACCGGCAAGGAAGCCATCACCTACGACCACCCCGAGCTCGTCCCCGTGCTCGAGCGCACCAAGGGCGTGCCGCTCTTCCAGGAGCAGCTGATGGCGATGGCGGTCACCCTCGGCGACTGCAGCCGCGACGACGCCGACCTGCTGCGCCGCGCGATGGGGTCCAAGCGCGGGGTCGAGCGGATCGAGTCGGTCAAGGCGAAGCTCTACTCCGGCATGCAGCGACGCGGGATCACCGGCGAGCTGGCCGACTCGATCTACGTCAAGATCCTGTCCTTCGCCAACTTCGGCTTCGCCGAGTCGCACGCGCTGTCCTTCGCGCTGCTGGTCTACGCCTCGTCGTGGTTCAAGCTCCACTACCCCGCCGCCTTCCTCGCGGGGCTGCTGCGCAACCAGCCGATGGGCTTCTACTCCCCCCAGTCGCTGGTCGCCGACGCGCGGCGCCACGGGGTCGACGTACGCCGTCCCGACGTCACGCGGTCGTCGGCCCAGGCGGACCTCGAGGGGGTCGTCGTGGGCCCGGTCGCGCCCACCGGCCCCGACGCGTGCCGCCGGCCGCGCTTCGAGCGGACCGAGTGGGTGCCGGGCACCCCCGACCCGGTGCCCGCGCACCGACGCGACGCCGCGCTGGCCGTACGCCTCGGGCTCGACTCGGTGCGCGGCATCGGGCTGGAGGTGGCGCGCAGGATCGTCGCGGCCCGCGAGGAGTCCCCCTTCACCGGCGTCACCGACCTGTCGCGACGCGCGGACCTGACCACGGCCCAGCTCGAGGCGCTGGCCACCGCCGGAGCGTTCGACGCCTGGGGGCTCGACCGCCGCGAGGCCCTGTGGGCCGCCGGCTTCGCCGAGGGGGCCGGCCACCTCCCCGGCACCACCCCGGCACCGGCCGCGCCCACGCTCCCCGGGATGAGCGAGCCCGAGCTCACCCTCGCCGACCTGTGGGCCACGGGCGTCTCCCCCGAGCGGCACCCCGTCGAGCACCTGCGCGAGGAGCTGCGTCGGGCCGGAATCCGATCGGTCGCCGACCTCGCCACCGACGAGGCCGGGCGTCGCGTCCACGTCGCCGGGCTCGTCACCCACCGCCAACGTCCGGGGACCGCGATGGGCGTCACCTTCCTGAACCTCGAGGACGAGACCGGCATGCTCAACGTGGTCTGCTCGATCGGGGTGATGAAGGCGCACCGGCAGGCTGCCCGCAACCGCGTCGCCGTGGTCGTCCGGGGGCGGCTCGAGCGCAACGAGGGCGTCACCAACCTCGTCGCCGACAAGGTCGAGGGGATCGACGTCGTCGTGCCGGGGGCAGGCGCGGTGCTGCAGGCGCGGGCGTCGTCGCGCGACTTCCGGTGA
- a CDS encoding NAD-dependent epimerase/dehydratase family protein, with amino-acid sequence MRIAITGASGNVGSALLRRLADRNEHEVVGVVRRTPSQAAPFAGVEWHPVDLTRSEDESALAAAFAGCDAVVHLAWGFQPTHQEDYLAELGVGGTRRVIDAAVASGVGHLVHMSSVGAYSPKQDDRPVDESWPTDGVPGSTYSRHKAAAERLLDGLERDRPSTVVTRLRPGIVGQTSAGSALLRYGLPGLVPRALLSHVPVLPLDRRLAIPMVHADDLAEAVVLALESRTPGAFNLAADPAVTTEDIARVLGARSVHVPAAAVRAAVSASWHARLQPLDAGWIDLAFSVPLMDTTRARSELGWSATTGALRVLAETVHGMQDGAADSSPVLRERTVAGSLGKFLRDGPVSRRRRA; translated from the coding sequence ATGCGTATCGCCATCACCGGAGCCAGCGGCAACGTGGGGTCCGCGCTGCTGCGCAGGCTGGCTGATCGGAACGAGCACGAGGTCGTGGGTGTCGTGCGGCGCACCCCCTCGCAGGCCGCGCCGTTCGCCGGCGTCGAGTGGCACCCGGTGGACCTGACACGGAGCGAGGACGAGTCCGCCCTGGCCGCCGCCTTCGCGGGATGCGACGCGGTGGTCCACCTCGCCTGGGGCTTCCAACCCACCCACCAGGAGGACTACCTCGCCGAGCTCGGGGTCGGCGGCACCCGGCGCGTGATCGACGCCGCCGTCGCGTCGGGCGTGGGCCACCTGGTGCACATGTCCTCGGTCGGTGCGTACTCACCGAAGCAGGACGACCGTCCGGTGGACGAGTCCTGGCCGACCGACGGCGTGCCGGGCTCGACGTACAGCCGGCACAAGGCGGCCGCCGAGCGGCTGCTCGACGGCCTGGAGCGTGACCGGCCCAGCACCGTGGTCACCCGCCTCCGTCCCGGCATCGTCGGGCAGACGAGCGCCGGCAGCGCCCTGCTGCGCTACGGCCTCCCGGGACTGGTGCCCCGGGCGCTGCTCTCCCACGTCCCCGTCCTGCCCCTCGACCGTCGTCTGGCCATCCCGATGGTGCACGCCGACGACCTCGCCGAGGCGGTCGTGCTGGCCCTGGAGTCCCGGACGCCCGGAGCGTTCAACCTGGCCGCCGACCCGGCTGTGACGACCGAGGACATCGCGCGGGTGCTGGGGGCTCGCTCCGTGCACGTCCCCGCGGCCGCCGTTCGTGCGGCGGTCTCCGCGAGCTGGCACGCCCGCCTGCAGCCGCTGGACGCCGGCTGGATCGACCTGGCCTTCTCCGTGCCGTTGATGGACACCACGAGGGCACGCTCCGAGCTGGGGTGGTCGGCCACCACCGGTGCGTTGCGGGTCCTGGCCGAGACGGTGCACGGCATGCAGGACGGCGCGGCCGACTCCTCTCCCGTCCTCCGGGAGCGCACCGTGGCCGGCTCGCTGGGGAAGTTCCTCCGCGACGGGCCTGTCAGCCGGCGTCGACGGGCCTGA